The sequence below is a genomic window from Bacteroidales bacterium MB20-C3-3.
TTGATTTTATGGTAAGAGATGCTATTGGAAGAAAGTGGCAACTGGGTACAATTCAGGTGGATTACAACCTTCCGGAGAGATTTGAGCTGGAGTATGTTGGTGCTGATGACAAAAAGCACAGACCTGTAATGATTCACAGAGCGCCATTTGGATCAATGGAGAGATTCATAGCGGTTCTTATTGAACATACAGGAGGAAAATTCCCGCTTTGGCTATCGCCAGAGCAGGCAGTGATCCTTCCTGTAAGTGAAAAATATAATGATTACTCCAAAAAAGTTGCAGATTTTCTAAATAATGCCGATATTCGCGCCTCAATTGACGATCGTAACGAAACTATCGGCAAGAAAATCAGGGAGAATGAGCTCAAGAGGGTTCCATTCCTCCTTATTGTTGGTGAAAAGGAGGCAGAGAGTGGCACAATTTCTGTCAGGAAGCAGGGAGATGGAGATAAGGGTGCAATGAGTATGGAGGAGTTCAGGCAACTGATTGAGAGTGAGATAAAAAGACAAATTGAGTAATAACTAAAATAGGAGGACAAATTTATCGCTACACCTTTTAAACCTCGGCCGGGCGGATTCAAACCGAATTCGCAATCATCGGGACCAAGAAGAGATGCCCACGGAAGGTATCCAAACAGCGGCCCGAAAAGAGATGACGGACCACGCGTAAACAATGAAATTTCGGCACCAAATGTTAGGGTTGTCGGAGATAACGTTGAGAATCAGGGAGTAGTTTCACTGAGAGAGGCGTTGGCAATGGCAGAGGCGCTGGAACTTGACCTTGTTGAGATTTCACCAAATGCAGACCCTCCGGTTTGCAAGATTATTGACTACCAGAAGTTCATCTACCAGCAAAAGAAAAAGGCAAAGGAGATGAAGGCTAATGCCAGTAAGATAGTTATTAAGGAGATAAGATTCGGACCAAATACAGACGAACATGACTATCAGTTTAAACTGAAACATGCTCAGTCTTTCCTGGAAGAGGGTTCCAAAGTTAAAGCTTATGTTTTCTTCAAAGGAAGGTCAATACTCTTTTCTCAGCAGGGGGAAAAATTGCTTCTTAGATTTGCTCTTGAACTTGAAGAGTACGGTAAAGCAGAACAGCTTCCAAAACTGGAGGGTAAGAGGATGATTATGATGCTCTCGCCTTCTAAGAAAAAATAGAGAATTTATTTATAAACTTTAAAATAAAGACAATGCCCAAAATTAAAACCAACTCCGGTGCCAAAAAGCGTTTTCAGCTTACCGGATCGGGGAAAATCAAGAGAAAACACGCTTATAAAAGCCACATTCTCACCAAAAAGACAACTAAGCAAAAGAGAAATTTGACCTACTCGGCTCTTGTTTCAACATCAGACGAGAAGAGAATCAAAGCATTACTTGTTGCATAGTACAATTTATTAACCAGGATGCACAGCAGAGAAAGTTTCTCATAGGAGGAGAGCGCTGACATTCGCAAAACAAAAAAGAGATGCCAAGATCGGTAAATTCGGTAGCTTCCAGAGCTCGCCGTAAAAAAATTCTTAAGCTCACCAGAGGTAATTTCCTCGCAAGAGCAAACGTGTGGACCGTAGCTAAAAACACGTACGAAAAAGGTTTAACATACGCATATCGCGACCGTAAAACCAAAAAGCGCAATTTCCGCGCACTATGGATTCAAAGGATAAATGCAGCAGCAAGAGAGCACGGAATGAACTACTCACAGTTCATTGGCAAACTTGCAAAGAACAATGTAGGTCTTAACCGCAAAGTTCTTGCAGATCTCGCTATGAACAATCCACAGGCATTTGAAGCCATCATCAACTCTGTAAAATAGTAGAGCCTTGAATATAAAAAACATAATAAGTAACAAGTGGTTCAGATTTTCAATCTGGGCCATCTTATACTTATTGTGGGTCATATGGTTTGGTAACTGGTGGTTCTTGCTTGGTCTGGCTGTGATATTTGATTTATTTATCACAAAAAAGGTTAAGTGGGCCTTCTGGAAAAAAAGATACAAAAAGGGAGAGAAAAGAAATGGCTGGCTTGACTGGCTGGATGCAATTATTTTTGCTCTTGTGGTCTCCACATTTATTAAAGCCTTCTTTTTTGAGTCTTATATGATTCCAACCTCTTCAATGGAGAGGTCTCTGTTAACCGGTGACTACCTGTTTGTAAGCAAACTAAGGTACGGTCCAAAGGTTTCTCAGACACCAATCTCCTTTCCGCTGGTTCACAATGTGATGCCGGTTACAGGAGGAGAGTCTTATGTTGAGTGGATTTCAAATCCATACAGAAGACTTAGAGGGATTACCTCAGTGAAGCGTGATGATATAGTTGTCTTTAACTTCCCTCACGGAGACACTGTTCTCAAAGGGGCACCAACGGATGACTATTACACTCATGTCAGACTTAACGGCAGGGAGTATACACATAAAATGTACGGTCCTGTAGTTGTCAGACCTGATGACAAAAAAGATCACTATGTAAAGAGGTGTGTTGCCATAGCCGGCGATTCACTTCAGATAGTGAACGGAAAGGTAATTGTTAACGGGACTCCTCAGCCGGATTACCCGGGTATACAAAGTACCTATACCGTTTTTACTAACGGAACACAAATTAACCAAAGGATATTTGACCAGCTTGAGCTGAATACCGGAGAGATTTATTTTGATGCATCAATGCCGGGCTACCTCTCGCTTCCATTAAACGAGAAAGAGGTTGGTACCATCTCCTCTCTTGCCAATGTAGCAGAGGTGAGACCTAACATTGATATTTACCCGCCGGATTTTCCGGACTCTCCGCTTCTTATCTTCCCTTTTAAAGATACATTTAAATGGACAAAAGATAATTATGGACCATTATGGATTCCAAAAGCCGGTGTAACAGTTAAACTGGATCAAGAGAACCTTCCTCTCTACAGCAGAATTATTTCTGCATATGAAAAGAACACCCTTGAGGTAAAGGATGGACAAATTTTCATTAACGGAGCAGAGGCAGATTCATACACATTTAAGATGGATTATTACTTTATGATGGGTGATAACAGACACAACTCCCTGGATTCAAGGTACTGGGGTTTTGTTCCGGAGTCACATGTCGTGGGTACACCTTCGGTTATATGGTTTTCCAAGGATAACAACAAGTCTTTCCCTAAGAATATCAGGTGGAAGAGGATTTTTAAATTTGTGTAAATATTTTGGAATATATAAAAAGATTCACGATATTTGCAACGCTTAAAAAGGGCACATCAAGAAATTATAAAAAGTATATATAAGAGATGGCAAGAGTTTGTCAAGTTACAGGAAAAAAGAGAATGATAGGAAACAATGTTTCCCACTCTAAGCGCCGTACAAAGCGCGAGTTTGCCCCAAACCTCCAGAACAAGCGTTTTTGGCTGGAAGAGGAGCAGAGATTCGTAACTCTCAAGGTTTCGGCCGCAGGGATGCGTACAATTAATAAAAACGGTCTGAGCGCTGTGCTCAAGAAATCAAAGGCCAATGGTTTAATTAAACTTGTTTAATACTGAATTAAGATGGCAAAAAAGTCAAATAAAAACAGAATACAGGTTATTCTTGAGTGCACAGAGCAGAGAGAGAGCGGTATCCCCGGAATTTCCAGGTATATCACTACCAAGAATAAGAAGAACACTACTCAGCGCCTGGAGCGCAAGAAGTATAATCCTTTCCTTAAAAAGGTAACTTTACACCGCGAGATTAAATAATATTTAAAAATTTTCAGAAATGGCAAAGAAAGCAGTTGCATCATTCGGCGGCGGAAAAGGAGCATCAAAGTCAAAAGTTAAGTGCATCCGTATGGTAAAATCTACCCGTGGCGCTTATGCCTTCCTAGAGGAGATGGTTCCAACCGAGGCAGCAAAAGAGTTCTTCGAAAAGAAATAACTCATTTTTATAAAAGAATCAAGGGCAGTTCAAAACAATTGAACTGCCCTTTTTATCTTATCTTTTTTATAAGCAATATGTCACATATCTCTTTTTTATCCTTGTAAGTTATATCAGTACTTAATTTATCAACTATTGAAACAGCATATTTGTTCAAAAAATCACCATCATAAGAGGAGATGTATTGCTGAGTCTTAAATCCTTGAGATATCTCTGCCAACTTTAGCATGCTATTGATAATATCAATATTTGCAAATATTTCTATTGTCTCATAAGGAGCCGGAATATACCACATTTTTGAATTTTCTACAGTCTTCATTTCAATAAATGAGTCAGATAATCCGGATAATTTATTGATTGAAAGGCACCATTTAAGTGCAGGAAAGTTAGCAAGCAGGGTGTTTTGAGTTTTTACATAGTTTTCTAGAGCAGCACAATTATATAACCCATCGGAGAGGTTATCAGAAGGAGTGTCTGAGTATTCCAAACTCCATAAAGTTTTATTTGAAATTCCATAAACAACTGAACAATACTCGGAACTTCCACTTTGATCTGTCAATGGAATACCAATTTTATTATCAAGCCTATATACTACTCCAACAGGATTAGTATTATTATCATTATAATACAAATCTCCAATTACAAAACCTTCATGAGACAGAAAGAGACCATCTTTTTGCTGGTAAATATTATTTTCATTTGAAATATTCTTCCAGTTAGGCAGATTCTTTAGAGACAGTGGTAGCGGACCATGGAAGTAGTTAAAAAAGAGTTGGAGATACTCTAATTTTTTTAATGTTGCAATTTGTACCGGAATTTTCCCTGAAAGATTATTAGCTCCTAATCCAAGGATTTTAAGGTTTTTTAAATCAGCTATCATAGGAGAGATCTCCCCTGAGAGTTCGTTATTATCTAAAGCTAAATGTTTAATAGAGTATAGACTCCATAATTGAGACGGAATATTCCCATACAGCCCGCAAAATCTCATGGATAATAGCTGAAGATCAGATAACAAGGCGATTTCTGTAGGAATAGTTGAGTTAATTTGGATGTTGTCTAAGGCCAGCTCCTTTAGTTTTGTCATACCAATACATGCTTTTTTTAAATCAAAAACAAACTTGTTATTGCTGAGTGACAATGTTTCTAGTTCTCTGAGCTGATAAAGTTCATCAGGAAATTTCTCCTCGAAATGGTTATTGCTGATGATGAGCTCTTTTAATTTATACAGTTTTGAAATGGAAGAAGGTAGTTCTCCTCCCAATTCATTGGACCAAAGTTTTAAAGAAGTTAATTCTGTTAGACCAGATATTTCAACTGGTATTGTGCCTTTAAGATTGTTATTTGACAGATCAATTTTAACTACATCAACTCCGTTTGTCTCAAGTCCATACCACTCCCGAAATGGTTTCTCACTATTCCAATTGGTGTTATTCCTCCAGTTGTCACCATTGGTTGATTTATATATTGCACTTAATATTCTCTTGAGTTTGAGCCTTTTGGTTGACTGTCTAAGGATAACTGTATCAATCGGGATGTTGTAATTATCTGAAAATATAACTTTGGCCTCTCTCTCAATATCCATACTTAAAGGAGCTATTAATAACGAATATTTTATTTCAGTGAGAGCTTTTGTTGGCTGAAGTTCTATCCATCCGCCACCACCGTCAATTGTCATACTGCAACTTTTATTAGTTTTAACGGGAATTTCCACTAAAGCACCATATTCCGAGCACTCAATTATAGTGTCCGTTATTAAAAAAATAGTTGCTGCCTCCTGGTGAACACTAATTTGTTTTTCTATATCACCAGCTCTTATGCTTATGATGTGAGATCTCTCTTTATCAAGTTCGTTAATTTTAATATCGATTTTAACCACAGAGCTACCTCCATCTCCAGAAGAGGGATTGACACTTAGCCATTCCGGAAGATCACTCTCGATACTCCATTTGTAATTACTCGTTAAAATAACTTCACCGGTATAATTACCGGGGCCGGTTTCAATTAATTCATTACTAATGTTTAGAATAAAGGAAATTGGTTTGGTCGTACAACTGTTTAGCAGCACACAAACGAGATATAGTATAAATGAGTTTTTTATGATTTTATTCATAGTCTCAATAAATAGCTGGCGTGAAATGATAGTATTGATTGGTCGTAAGAGCCATAATATGAATATCTGCAACTAATACCAATTTTTTCAATAAAGAGATATCCTAAACCAAACATAAGACCAAATCCATTGAACCCTCCTAATGTTTGACTTAACCCCATTTCAGTCATGATTCCGGAAAAGGGGGTGTATGTTGCAGAAAGACGAAGATTATAGAATACTTTATTTACAATATTGTTATTAGATGTTTGTTGATATCTCACATTAAACCGGCTTATTCCAGCGGCTGATGATATATATATCTTACGACTTAAATGATAATTTGCTAAAAACTCAAGGGAGATGCCTGAATTTTTCACATGAGAATCGTTATTATATGCTACAACCCCATATCCTGCTCCAATCCCTATTTCCCACAATGCTTTCTTTTTCACCGCTGGATTTTTTATGTTTTTAGTAAGGTTATTATGTACTAATTTAGAATTACTATCCGTTAAAGGTTTAGTGTTTAGTTCATGTAAATTCCTAGTGATTGTTTTAATATTGTATAGGAAATTTAAATCATCAATAATACCATTTTTTTTGAATTTTAATAAAATTAAGCCTTCAGATTCCGCAGCAGAGAACTTTAACCTTGATGAATTATAGAGGCTGTCAAATGCTAAGACCTTAAATGGCATTTTCTTCCATATATTCATAAGTTTTTGCTTTGTATAATCGTCAAATATTTGATCAGGAAATATAGGATTATCGCCTGTGTTGAACGCCTTGTTTAACTCATTGGTAACAATGGTCAAATTTGCTTTTTTAATAAATAAATTTAAATCTGAAGATATTGTACTATGTTGAGAGTAGACAGTAGAATGATATCCAATCAACAATAAAAACACAATTGAATATTTGAGTTGATGCATGAATAGAATAACATAAATTCACAACTGCAATATAATAATTGTAATAATTAAAAATGCTATTTTTGTTTAAAAATTTGTAATAACTATGTGTATTAACGCTAAGTACCCTGAAATTAATGAACTAATCAGGATTGTTGAACAGCGTTACGGGGCAAAAATCAAGACAACGGTTGATTTTAACTGTCTCTCTGCAGAAATCTCCTTTGCTACAAAAAGAGTTATTAGTTCTTCAACTCTAAAAAGGATATGGGGATATGTTGATTACAACTTTACGCCAAGGGAGACAACACTTGATGTGCTTACAAAATATGTTGGGTTTTCTGACTATGTTAATTTTACAGAGACCATTAAAAAGAGAGGGTGTAATACATCAATGTTTATAACTGAATGTAAACTTGATTCTTTGTCTATAAATTTTGATGCCAAGATTAAAATTACATGGTTTCCCAATAGATTGGTAATTTTTAGAAATATTGGGAATAACTCTTTTATCGTTGATAAATCTGTAAATTCCAAACTTCAGGAAGGAGATATCTGTGAAATAGATGCTTTTACAAAGGGGCACCCGCTGTTTATCTCTAACATTAAAAGAGGTGAAAGTGATTTAATGGGATTTATTGCTGGAAGAGAGAAGGGGCTGGAAGAGGTTAGTATCATAAGATAATTTATGGATGAAAATTCTGTTTCCGGATTTATTGATTATCATCAAGGGGTTAGCAAATCCTTCTCTCAAAAGGATTGTTACAAACTAGTAAAGCTCTTAAACAAAGGGGCAGGCTACTCATGTATTTCACTTTGCCGTAGAAACGGAAAGCTTTTTGCAGCCAAATCCATTAAGCCTGAATTTAAAAATAATCCAATTTACGCTTCGCTATTGGAAAAAGAGTATGATATAACCTTCTCTCTTGATCACCCCAATATCTGTAAAACTTATGATTACACTTTTATTGAAGAGCTAGGTGTTTCAATCATAATGGAGTATGTAGACGGCCTTACGCTCAGAGATTGGTATGAGAGTGACAGTATTGATGAAAAATTTTTATTCAAATTCCTCTCAGAGATATGCAGTGCAATGGAATACTGTCATAAAAGACAGATAATTCATAGAGATATTAAACCTGAAAATATAATTATTACCAATAATGGTAATAATGTTAAACTTATTGACTTTGGCTTCTCTGATTCGGATTCATTTGAATTATTAAAAAATCCTGCAGGGACAAAATACTACGCCTCTCCAGAACAGCTGAGAGGAGAGATATTGGATCAAAGATCTGACATATATTCACTTGGGATAACATTATCATCCATTACTTCACAAAAGAGATATCATGCTGTTTTTAGAAAGGTTATCAAGGGATGTGTCTCTCCTGATAAAGAGAGAAGATTTTCAAGTGTGACGCAGATCTCTTCCATCATTGAAAGCTATAATAAGACCCGTAGACACGGCAATAATATTATCGCATCTACTTTACAAACCATTCTCGTTATTATTTCCATTGTTGTTTTTTATATTTTCTACAGTAACCTCACGCACAATAACAAAGAGAGCTCCTTTCCAGAAAATGCGATTATTACCAGAAAAGATTCAATTGCAGGTATTTCGAATACTATATCAGAAAATAATCTTAAAGAGTTTAATCTGAAAGGAAGCCATTCGGTTTCAGAATTAAGTGTGGCGGAAACCTATTTTGAGTGCTACAAAAAAATTGATGAGTATCTTAATAAATTTTCAGAAACTTTAAGAGAAAGGTATGATGTAAATATAGAGGAGAAGATTCCAAATTTCTCAAGGGATAGTATAAAAGCTTCAGAAGAGATGAATATTATCATAAAGAGGTTATACAGCATATTCCCCTCAGGAGCTGGTAATAGTTTTTCCGAATATATTGAGAGAAGCAGCTCATGGGCCGCACTGGCTTTGAATAAGACAATTAATAGTTTCAGAGCCGATTATTATACCGCTTTTGCAAATAAAATATCCGATAGCTATAATAAGTCGGAAGAAATAAATCAATTTTCATCACCCCATGATTGGTACAATTATAAATATCCTTCAGTGGCCAAGTATAATCTGGAACAGATTATGTTTCACTTCTGAACCTGATTGAACCTTTGTTTTCGCACAATTGCAAAAGTAGTTATTAATTTTTGCTTAAATTTCGTAATTCCTGGATTATACCATTACAATATTTACTGAAGATAAATAAGTAAACTAAATACCAGATGAAAAAGTCATTACTAATTTTATTAGTCTTGATAGGCTTTGGACTAAGTGCGGGTGCACAGGATGCTATAACTATCCCTGAAGGTGCGCAGATACAATCATTGCGCAATGATGGGAAATCGGAATTGTATATACGGGGCTGTGATGACGGATTGAGACTGGACGATATGAATAACTTGTATGGTGATTATTGGCGTTTCTATTTAGTCGGTACGGTTAGCAGCCTCTTGGATGTCACAGTAAAACCTTATGCTACGACGCAAAAAATAGCACTGAGAAAAGGCTGTGGGTATGTAGCACGCTACAATAATGGTGGCGGTGATATTTTTGTCCGCATTTACATTACAGAAATGGTGGTCAATAAGTCAGATGAAATTATCGGGGCAACTATTCTTTATCAAACAGGTTATCTAAGCCGAGATGAGATAGAGCGGGCAAGAGTGGAAAGAGAGGAGAGGGAAGCCTCCAAGATATTTTGGAACGGTGATGCAGTACCCTACCCCTTATTGCGTAAAACATTACTTGCTAAGTTTGACTCCGATAATGACGGTAAGATAAGCCGATTGGAGGCATCTAAAGAGACCTCTCTTGTAATTAACACAAAGGAGTATATGAGGATTGATCAAACCGGAATCGGCAATTTAACGGGATTAACCTCACTTATATTTAATAAAGCGAATATATACGGAGAGATTATCCTAGCTTTACCCAATCTGCGGCGGTTTACTATAGTTGATAATGAACACGGAGTAAAGAGCATTGATTTATCAGGCTGCGTAAATCTGGATACCGTAACAATCTCTAAACTATCTATAGATAATATAAACCTGAGAAATTGCAAGAAACTGAGACATTTGGAATTTACCTCACAATATTATAGTTATATTAACGAGCAATTGAATATATCCGGCTGCACAGCTTTAGAGGAAATTATCAGCTACTTTTGTGTGCGAGGTAAGGTGTTGAATGCTTCGGGATGTACATCTCTAACAAGTTTCTACACTATGGAGTTTAATGAAATAAATCTATCCGGTTGCAGTAATTTGGAAAGATTCTTTTGGGATAAAGTTGGTACAGATGGATATACGCTGTCAAAAATCAATCTTGACAGGTGCTTTAAATTGGAAAGTATACACTTGCGCAATAGTAAAGTCAATGAACTAAA
It includes:
- the rpmI gene encoding 50S ribosomal protein L35 gives rise to the protein MPKIKTNSGAKKRFQLTGSGKIKRKHAYKSHILTKKTTKQKRNLTYSALVSTSDEKRIKALLVA
- the rplT gene encoding 50S ribosomal protein L20, which translates into the protein MPRSVNSVASRARRKKILKLTRGNFLARANVWTVAKNTYEKGLTYAYRDRKTKKRNFRALWIQRINAAAREHGMNYSQFIGKLAKNNVGLNRKVLADLAMNNPQAFEAIINSVK
- the lepB gene encoding signal peptidase I; the encoded protein is MNIKNIISNKWFRFSIWAILYLLWVIWFGNWWFLLGLAVIFDLFITKKVKWAFWKKRYKKGEKRNGWLDWLDAIIFALVVSTFIKAFFFESYMIPTSSMERSLLTGDYLFVSKLRYGPKVSQTPISFPLVHNVMPVTGGESYVEWISNPYRRLRGITSVKRDDIVVFNFPHGDTVLKGAPTDDYYTHVRLNGREYTHKMYGPVVVRPDDKKDHYVKRCVAIAGDSLQIVNGKVIVNGTPQPDYPGIQSTYTVFTNGTQINQRIFDQLELNTGEIYFDASMPGYLSLPLNEKEVGTISSLANVAEVRPNIDIYPPDFPDSPLLIFPFKDTFKWTKDNYGPLWIPKAGVTVKLDQENLPLYSRIISAYEKNTLEVKDGQIFINGAEADSYTFKMDYYFMMGDNRHNSLDSRYWGFVPESHVVGTPSVIWFSKDNNKSFPKNIRWKRIFKFV
- the rpmB gene encoding 50S ribosomal protein L28 is translated as MARVCQVTGKKRMIGNNVSHSKRRTKREFAPNLQNKRFWLEEEQRFVTLKVSAAGMRTINKNGLSAVLKKSKANGLIKLV
- the rpmG gene encoding 50S ribosomal protein L33 gives rise to the protein MAKKSNKNRIQVILECTEQRESGIPGISRYITTKNKKNTTQRLERKKYNPFLKKVTLHREIK
- a CDS encoding DUF4295 family protein, which encodes MAKKAVASFGGGKGASKSKVKCIRMVKSTRGAYAFLEEMVPTEAAKEFFEKK
- a CDS encoding BACON domain-containing carbohydrate-binding protein, coding for MNKIIKNSFILYLVCVLLNSCTTKPISFILNISNELIETGPGNYTGEVILTSNYKWSIESDLPEWLSVNPSSGDGGSSVVKIDIKINELDKERSHIISIRAGDIEKQISVHQEAATIFLITDTIIECSEYGALVEIPVKTNKSCSMTIDGGGGWIELQPTKALTEIKYSLLIAPLSMDIEREAKVIFSDNYNIPIDTVILRQSTKRLKLKRILSAIYKSTNGDNWRNNTNWNSEKPFREWYGLETNGVDVVKIDLSNNNLKGTIPVEISGLTELTSLKLWSNELGGELPSSISKLYKLKELIISNNHFEEKFPDELYQLRELETLSLSNNKFVFDLKKACIGMTKLKELALDNIQINSTIPTEIALLSDLQLLSMRFCGLYGNIPSQLWSLYSIKHLALDNNELSGEISPMIADLKNLKILGLGANNLSGKIPVQIATLKKLEYLQLFFNYFHGPLPLSLKNLPNWKNISNENNIYQQKDGLFLSHEGFVIGDLYYNDNNTNPVGVVYRLDNKIGIPLTDQSGSSEYCSVVYGISNKTLWSLEYSDTPSDNLSDGLYNCAALENYVKTQNTLLANFPALKWCLSINKLSGLSDSFIEMKTVENSKMWYIPAPYETIEIFANIDIINSMLKLAEISQGFKTQQYISSYDGDFLNKYAVSIVDKLSTDITYKDKKEICDILLIKKIR
- a CDS encoding serine/threonine-protein kinase; translation: MDENSVSGFIDYHQGVSKSFSQKDCYKLVKLLNKGAGYSCISLCRRNGKLFAAKSIKPEFKNNPIYASLLEKEYDITFSLDHPNICKTYDYTFIEELGVSIIMEYVDGLTLRDWYESDSIDEKFLFKFLSEICSAMEYCHKRQIIHRDIKPENIIITNNGNNVKLIDFGFSDSDSFELLKNPAGTKYYASPEQLRGEILDQRSDIYSLGITLSSITSQKRYHAVFRKVIKGCVSPDKERRFSSVTQISSIIESYNKTRRHGNNIIASTLQTILVIISIVVFYIFYSNLTHNNKESSFPENAIITRKDSIAGISNTISENNLKEFNLKGSHSVSELSVAETYFECYKKIDEYLNKFSETLRERYDVNIEEKIPNFSRDSIKASEEMNIIIKRLYSIFPSGAGNSFSEYIERSSSWAALALNKTINSFRADYYTAFANKISDSYNKSEEINQFSSPHDWYNYKYPSVAKYNLEQIMFHF